The DNA sequence CCCGTCCGCCTCTGACTGGCTTACCGCCAGGGTAATCGGCACCAACAAGGGCTGGGAGACAAGCGCCTGAGCGTCAAAGGCCTGCTTCATGCGCTCATAGGTAATTCGCTCATGGGCCGCATGCATATCGACCAGTACCAGCCCCTCTGCATTCTCGGCCAGAATATAAATTCCCTTCAGTTGGGCGATAGCGTAACCCAAAGGGGGGGAGGAGCCGTCCGATTCGGATTCAGGATGTAGCTGCTTGTCCTGCCACTCAGTCCCGGGAACGTAGGCGGTCATGGGCTCTGCCACCTCGCTGGTCCCGAACGTTTGCTGTGCCGAAAAGCCCATTGCCGATTGTTCAACCGGTGTGCGCCAATGGGGCTCACTGGGCGTTTGCTCAGTGATGGCAACCTGTGCAGCCGGGGTATCACCGGGCCGGATATCCGCGATCGCACGGTGCAGGCTGCGAAACAGGAAATCGTGTACTGTCCGACTGTCGCGAAAACGCACCTCGTGCTTGGTGGGGTGCACATTGACATCAATCTCTGCGGGATTCGCCTCCAGATAGAGGACAAACGCCGGGTGGCGTCCCTGGTACATCACATCCCGATAGGCCTGACGCACCGCATGGGTGACCAGCTTATCGCGGATACTGCGACCATTGACGTAGAAGTACTGAAGATCCCCCTGACTGCGCGAGAACGTTGGCAAGCCCACCCAGCCCCAGAGTCGCAACCCGGCGGCCTCCAGATCAAGATAGAGCGCATTTTCCATAAACGCCGGGCCGCAAATAGCGGCCACCCGTCGTTCCTGTTCTGCCTGACTGGTGGTGGCGCGGAAATGATGCACGGCCTTGCCGTTATTGTGCAGGGTAAAATCAATCTCGAAATGACTCAGGGCCAGCTTGCGGAGGACTTCGTCGATACGCTTGTACTCGGTGGCCTCGGTTCGCAGAAACTTGCGCCGGGCCGGTGTATTAAAGAACAGATCGCGCACCTCAACTGTGGTGCCCAGTGGATGGGCGACCGGGGCCAGATTCACGGCCATATCACGACCTTCGGCCTCGGCTTTCCAGCCCGGGCCGCTATTCTGGTCATTGGTGGCAATTGCCAGCCGTGACACAGAGGAAATACTGGCCAAAGCCTCACCGCGAAACCCCAGAGTCCCGACCGACTCAAGATCATCAAGCTGTTCAATTTTACTGGTGGCGTGCCGACTGAGTGCCAAAGGCAAGTCATCTGCCGCCATTCCGGAACCGTTATCGCGTACCCTCATCAATTTAATGCCGCCCCGTTCCACATCGATGTCAATGCGACTGGCACCACTATCAATACTGTTTTCCAGTAGCTCCTTTATCACAGACGCCGGGCGTTCAACCACTTCTCCAGCAGCTATCTGATTGGCTAGCCGGGGACTGAGCAGATGTATTTTGGGCATGAAACAATTCTTATGAAGAGGGAATTTTAAGGCGCTGACCAATGTTGATACGGGTATTGGTAAGTCCGTTATGCCTGAGCAATGCATCGACGGAAATATTGTACTTCAGGGCGATATCGGACAGCGTATCACCCCTCGCGATCACATGGACATTTTCACCCATCGACTTTCTCGCAGCCAACAGCGTCCCTGAGGGCGGCGCCTTGCTGAAATGCTGGTGAATTCCGTTATATATTGATCTGGCTATTTTCTGCTGGTAGCCGCGGGTACCCAGTAAGCGCGCCTCATGAGGATTGGAGATAAATCCGGTCTCCACCAGAATGGAAGGAATATCGGGCGATTTAAGCACCATAAAGCCCGCCTGTTCCACACGCTTTTTGTGAAGTCGGGCAACACCCCCCATGTATTTCAGCACTTCCGACCCGGCATCCAGGCTGCTACTGAGGGTCGCGGTCATGGACAGGTCGAGCAATACGCTGGCCAGCATATGATCCTTGTCGTCGAGGCTGACCGAACCGGCACCACCGATTAAATCCGCACGATTTTCCTTACTGGCCAGATAGCGGGCCGTTTCACTGGTAGCACCCCGACGGGACAGGGCAAATACGGAGGCACCATTGGCCGAAGGTTTGGTGAAGGCATCTGCGTGGACCGAAATAAACATGTCTGCACGATGTTCGTGGGCAATGCGCGTCCGATCCCGCAGTGCAATATAGTAATCACCATCCCTGACAAGCCGAGCCTTGAAACCGGGCGTCTGATCAAACAATCTTTTCAGCTCGCGGCTGATCGACATCACTACTTCTTTTTCACGAATGCCGTTGGGGCCCAAAGCTCCAGGGTCTTCACCACCGTGACCTGCATCAATCGATATGATCACATCCCGCTGCCCCAGGGGGGGCGGCTTAACTGATTCCTCTGCGGTACTACGGGCCTCGCCTATTACACGATCGTAGAGATCCAGGACCAACCGGTGCCCATATTGCTCATTCTTCACCAGGGTGAAACTGCGCGGCCTCACCGGAGCACTGAGGTCCAGCACAATTCGCAGATGATGTCCTTCATGCACACCACTGCGAATCCCGGTAATCGGTGAAGTAGAGAAATCCAGTCCGGTAAATGGGGTTTCCAGAGTAGTCCGGTCAATATCAACCACCAGTCTGTGGGGGTTATCAAGATCAAAAACGGTGTGGTTCACCGGCCCGCTGACATCAAAAACCAATCGCGTGTGATCTGGCGCGCGCCACAGCCTAACACCATCCACTGTGGCCGCGGCCAAGGGCTGACAGACACCAACCAGCAGGAACAGAACAGATACGATGATTCGCGCTTTTAACAAAATGCTGCCCTCAACCCGGTTCCGGCAGGGAAGCCAGAACGGTCTCCCCTTTCGGGGTATTACAGGTAATACTCAGACGACGGCCATCCTCAACGGCGGTTATCGTGATCTGCAGATCCGGTAATGGCAACATGCCTGCACCGCGTTCTGGCCATTCCACAAGACAACAGCCACCTTGCGACAGATAATCACGAATACCGATAAATTCCAATTCCTCGGGATCCCCCAGCCGATATAAATCAAAATGATAAACCAATCCATCACCACCGAACTGATAGGGCTCTACCAGTGTATAAGTTGGACTTTTTACCGGCCCCTTGTGGCCAAACGCACCAAGAATACCGCGACACAGGGTAGTTTTGCCCGCGCCCAGATCACCCCTCAGAAAAATCAGCATCGGTGCGACTATTAATTTACCAAGCTGGCGCCCGAACTCCACCATTGCCTGCTCACCTGAGAGCACCTTGACCACTGTTTGACTCATGGGTTCACCAGGCGCCGCAGAGGGCCCAGCAGATCCGTAGCGAGCATACCTCGCTCGCCCTCCACTGCTGCTCGATCGGCGGCCTCGGCATGCAGGCACACGGCCAGCGGCAATGCCATGTCCGCCGACAACCGTTGGGCAATTAATCCCCCAATAATACCACTCAGGACATCGCCCATACCGCCACTGGCCATACCCGGATTGCCGCCGGTACAAACCGCCACTGGCAGCCCGGGGTCAAGACACACCAGTGAACCAGCCCCTTTCAGGACAACCGCACACTGAAATGTTTGCTGTAGAGCACGCACAGCGGCAAACCGGTCGGCCTCCACAGCCTCCACACTGATACCCAGCAACCTCGCGGCCTCACCCGGATGAGGGGTAATTATCCAGTTTGATGGCAAATGGCCTGAAGTCAGTCGAGCCTCACTGAGGATATTCAATGCGTCGGCATCTAGAACGACCGGCAATGCCGTATCCAGCACCTGCTGCAATAGTTGCTCGGACCAGGGCGATCGCCCAAGGCCGGGGCCGACGACCAGTACGGTGGCACGGTCCAGCAACGGCCGAAGT is a window from the Porticoccus hydrocarbonoclasticus MCTG13d genome containing:
- a CDS encoding N-acetylmuramoyl-L-alanine amidase, which produces MLLKARIIVSVLFLLVGVCQPLAAATVDGVRLWRAPDHTRLVFDVSGPVNHTVFDLDNPHRLVVDIDRTTLETPFTGLDFSTSPITGIRSGVHEGHHLRIVLDLSAPVRPRSFTLVKNEQYGHRLVLDLYDRVIGEARSTAEESVKPPPLGQRDVIISIDAGHGGEDPGALGPNGIREKEVVMSISRELKRLFDQTPGFKARLVRDGDYYIALRDRTRIAHEHRADMFISVHADAFTKPSANGASVFALSRRGATSETARYLASKENRADLIGGAGSVSLDDKDHMLASVLLDLSMTATLSSSLDAGSEVLKYMGGVARLHKKRVEQAGFMVLKSPDIPSILVETGFISNPHEARLLGTRGYQQKIARSIYNGIHQHFSKAPPSGTLLAARKSMGENVHVIARGDTLSDIALKYNISVDALLRHNGLTNTRINIGQRLKIPSS
- the tsaE gene encoding tRNA (adenosine(37)-N6)-threonylcarbamoyltransferase complex ATPase subunit type 1 TsaE yields the protein MSQTVVKVLSGEQAMVEFGRQLGKLIVAPMLIFLRGDLGAGKTTLCRGILGAFGHKGPVKSPTYTLVEPYQFGGDGLVYHFDLYRLGDPEELEFIGIRDYLSQGGCCLVEWPERGAGMLPLPDLQITITAVEDGRRLSITCNTPKGETVLASLPEPG
- the mutL gene encoding DNA mismatch repair endonuclease MutL; the protein is MPKIHLLSPRLANQIAAGEVVERPASVIKELLENSIDSGASRIDIDVERGGIKLMRVRDNGSGMAADDLPLALSRHATSKIEQLDDLESVGTLGFRGEALASISSVSRLAIATNDQNSGPGWKAEAEGRDMAVNLAPVAHPLGTTVEVRDLFFNTPARRKFLRTEATEYKRIDEVLRKLALSHFEIDFTLHNNGKAVHHFRATTSQAEQERRVAAICGPAFMENALYLDLEAAGLRLWGWVGLPTFSRSQGDLQYFYVNGRSIRDKLVTHAVRQAYRDVMYQGRHPAFVLYLEANPAEIDVNVHPTKHEVRFRDSRTVHDFLFRSLHRAIADIRPGDTPAAQVAITEQTPSEPHWRTPVEQSAMGFSAQQTFGTSEVAEPMTAYVPGTEWQDKQLHPESESDGSSPPLGYAIAQLKGIYILAENAEGLVLVDMHAAHERITYERMKQAFDAQALVSQPLLVPITLAVSQSEADGADEHSMLFENLGFLLQRAGPESLIVRRVPAMLRDADVEPLVRDVLSDLLKHGSSDRIRQHLDEIMSTMACHSSVRANRKLSITEMNALLRDMEATERSGQCNHGRPTWTQMSLDALDRLFLRGR